One region of Chryseobacterium muglaense genomic DNA includes:
- a CDS encoding alpha-L-fucosidase, whose translation MFAKPKPKTLFLSSLLISTTFFSQAHNVSDGYQKPTDPLVVENLENWQDLKFGLFMHWGTYSQWGIVESWSLCPEDESWTQRKPEHGKSYNEYVENYENLQKTFNPTQFNPQKWADAAKKAGMKYMVFTTKHHDGFAMFDTQQSDYKITSPNTPFSKSPKADVVKEVFNTFRKDGFKIGAYFSKPDWHSNDYWWSYFPPKDRNVNYDPKKYPERWNSFKNFTFNQLNEITSNYGKVDILWLDGGWVRPFHTIDQSVEWQRTIKVEQDIDMDKIGTMARKNQPGIIVVDRTVPGKWENYVTPEQAVPEKPLTIPWESCITMGDSFSYVPNDNYKSSQKIIETLVKIISRGGNYLMNIAPGPNGDYDAVVYERLKEISAWMNDNQSAVFATRSRAPYHEGNFYYTQSKDGKTVNVFHLDDRENYQSPSTLNFTIPENFNPKSLKILGLKNKIQWKKNGNSIELNIPKERTQLKYSTVIQITQ comes from the coding sequence ATGTTCGCCAAACCAAAACCGAAAACTCTTTTTCTCTCATCACTACTCATTTCAACCACTTTTTTTTCGCAGGCACACAATGTTTCCGATGGCTATCAAAAACCTACGGACCCTTTAGTTGTTGAAAATCTCGAAAACTGGCAAGATTTAAAATTTGGTTTGTTCATGCATTGGGGAACCTACAGCCAATGGGGAATTGTAGAAAGCTGGAGCCTTTGTCCTGAAGATGAATCTTGGACGCAGCGCAAACCGGAACATGGAAAATCGTACAATGAATATGTAGAAAACTACGAAAACCTACAGAAAACTTTTAATCCAACACAGTTTAATCCACAAAAGTGGGCAGATGCAGCGAAGAAAGCCGGAATGAAATATATGGTTTTCACGACAAAGCATCATGATGGATTTGCGATGTTTGATACCCAACAGTCTGATTACAAAATAACTTCCCCAAACACTCCTTTTTCCAAAAGCCCCAAAGCAGATGTGGTAAAGGAAGTGTTTAATACATTTAGAAAAGATGGTTTTAAAATAGGAGCTTATTTTTCAAAACCTGATTGGCATTCTAATGATTATTGGTGGTCTTATTTTCCGCCAAAAGATAGAAATGTGAATTATGACCCTAAAAAATATCCTGAAAGATGGAATAGCTTCAAAAATTTCACCTTTAATCAACTCAACGAAATCACCTCAAACTATGGTAAAGTAGATATTCTTTGGTTAGACGGAGGTTGGGTACGTCCGTTTCATACGATTGATCAAAGTGTTGAATGGCAAAGAACAATTAAGGTCGAACAAGACATTGACATGGATAAAATAGGGACGATGGCTCGAAAAAATCAACCCGGAATTATCGTTGTAGACCGTACTGTTCCGGGAAAATGGGAAAATTATGTGACGCCCGAACAAGCCGTTCCCGAAAAACCGCTTACAATCCCTTGGGAGAGCTGCATTACGATGGGGGATTCATTTTCTTATGTTCCCAATGACAATTACAAATCATCTCAGAAAATCATTGAAACTTTAGTTAAAATTATTTCAAGAGGTGGAAATTACCTGATGAATATTGCTCCCGGACCAAACGGAGATTATGATGCGGTTGTTTATGAAAGATTAAAAGAGATCTCAGCTTGGATGAATGACAATCAATCTGCAGTTTTCGCAACAAGAAGCAGAGCTCCTTATCATGAAGGAAATTTTTATTATACTCAAAGTAAAGACGGTAAAACTGTGAATGTTTTTCATTTGGATGATCGTGAAAATTATCAATCCCCATCAACTTTAAACTTTACAATTCCTGAAAATTTTAATCCGAAATCTTTGAAAATTTTAGGCTTAAAAAATAAAATTCAATGGAAAAAAAATGGAAATTCAATTGAACTCAATATACCAAAAGAAAGAACTCAATTAAAATATTCAACCGTGATTCAAATTACACAATAG
- a CDS encoding glycoside hydrolase family 3 N-terminal domain-containing protein translates to MLFKLRFKITVISLLSTTFITAQKPLYKDPKQPVEVRVQDLLKRMTPEEKFWQCFMIPGDLDDVPKGQYVHGIFGLQVSAGNQGGGVAGQLLKYNANEDAERLAKKINAIQKYFVEESRLGIPIIPFDEALHGLMREGATAFPQAIGLSATFNPELMKEVSTAIAKESKLRGIRQILTPVVNLASDVRWGRTEETYGEDPFLTSVMGINFVSSFENMGIITTPKHFLANVGEGGRDSYPIHWSKRYLEETHLVPFQKAFNQGKSRSVMTSYNLLDGRPSTANHWLLTEKLKNEWNFKGFVISDASAVGGANVLHFTAKDYNDASAQAINAGLDVIFQTEYQHYKLFIPPFLDGRISKERIDDAVSRVLRAKFELGLFENPYLSNKNIEELKKINHKPLAEKVAIESFVLLQNTHQTLPISENVKKILVVGTDAVDARLGGYSGPGNKKVSILEGIKNFVKNKNIEITYSKGIDWNLKDFVTVPTEFLSFENQKGLKGNYFSNSDLKGNPAFEKQDEQLNFKWTLYSPNPEKLQPDNYSIRWTGKLEAPNSGKYQLGLRGNDGFRLYLNGKLLIDNWEKLSYSTKTVELDFNKGQKSDIVVEFHENRGEANIELVWNYGLNNPWVDFNTAFNLAQDTDYIIIVAGIHEGEFQDRSSLSLPGNQEKFIDEVSKLNKPMAVVLVGGSAIKTTAWKDKVGAILDVWYPGEEGGNAVAKVLFGAENPSGKLPITFPIEEGQLPLTYNHHPTGRGNDYHDLSGEPLYPFGFGLSYTTFEISDLQLNQTKYSENDTIIAKVNVKNTGSKAGSEVVQLYVKDLLASVSRPILELKGLKKIYLKPGESKQISIEVPVKELQFLDEKMNWIVEKGMYRIFVGSSSKNLPLKENIEVE, encoded by the coding sequence ATGCTTTTTAAACTCAGATTTAAAATTACAGTAATTTCATTATTGAGCACTACATTTATTACCGCTCAAAAACCTTTATATAAAGACCCAAAACAACCTGTCGAAGTCAGAGTCCAGGATTTGCTGAAACGTATGACTCCCGAAGAAAAATTCTGGCAATGCTTCATGATTCCCGGAGATTTAGATGATGTTCCGAAAGGTCAATATGTCCACGGAATTTTCGGTTTGCAGGTGAGTGCAGGAAATCAAGGTGGTGGAGTTGCGGGACAATTGTTGAAATACAATGCCAATGAAGATGCGGAAAGATTGGCAAAAAAAATCAATGCAATTCAAAAATATTTTGTCGAAGAATCACGATTGGGAATTCCTATTATCCCTTTTGATGAAGCTTTACATGGATTAATGCGTGAAGGTGCAACCGCTTTTCCACAGGCGATTGGTTTGTCGGCAACATTCAATCCTGAGTTGATGAAAGAAGTTTCGACCGCCATTGCAAAAGAATCAAAATTGAGAGGAATCCGTCAGATTTTAACGCCAGTGGTAAATCTGGCGAGTGATGTTCGATGGGGAAGAACGGAAGAGACGTATGGTGAAGACCCATTTTTGACTTCCGTGATGGGTATAAATTTTGTCAGTTCTTTTGAAAACATGGGAATTATTACTACTCCAAAACATTTTTTAGCAAATGTAGGTGAAGGCGGAAGAGATTCTTACCCGATTCATTGGAGTAAAAGATATTTGGAGGAAACGCATTTAGTTCCTTTTCAAAAAGCTTTTAATCAAGGAAAAAGTCGTTCGGTGATGACTTCTTATAATTTATTGGATGGGAGACCTTCAACTGCAAATCATTGGTTGTTGACCGAAAAATTAAAAAATGAATGGAATTTCAAAGGTTTTGTCATCAGTGATGCAAGTGCGGTTGGTGGTGCAAATGTGTTGCATTTTACGGCAAAAGATTATAATGATGCTTCTGCACAGGCAATTAACGCTGGTCTTGACGTAATTTTCCAAACAGAATATCAACATTATAAATTGTTTATTCCGCCGTTTTTGGATGGAAGAATTTCGAAAGAGAGAATTGATGACGCAGTTTCGAGAGTTTTACGAGCAAAATTTGAATTGGGTTTATTTGAAAATCCTTACTTATCAAATAAAAATATTGAAGAATTAAAGAAGATTAATCATAAACCTTTAGCGGAAAAAGTGGCTATTGAATCTTTTGTTTTGCTTCAAAATACTCATCAGACACTCCCAATTTCTGAAAATGTAAAGAAAATTTTGGTTGTTGGAACCGATGCAGTTGACGCAAGATTGGGTGGCTATTCCGGACCGGGAAATAAGAAAGTGAGTATTTTAGAAGGAATTAAAAACTTCGTTAAAAACAAAAATATTGAAATCACTTATTCGAAAGGAATTGACTGGAATTTAAAAGATTTTGTAACCGTACCCACTGAATTTTTATCTTTCGAAAATCAAAAAGGATTGAAAGGAAATTATTTTTCCAATTCAGATTTAAAAGGAAATCCGGCTTTTGAAAAACAGGATGAACAATTAAATTTCAAATGGACTTTGTATTCTCCAAATCCTGAAAAACTACAACCAGACAATTACAGCATTCGCTGGACAGGAAAACTGGAAGCTCCGAATTCCGGGAAATATCAATTGGGCCTTCGTGGAAATGACGGTTTCAGATTGTATTTAAATGGAAAATTACTGATTGATAATTGGGAAAAGTTGAGTTATTCAACAAAAACGGTTGAGCTTGATTTTAATAAAGGTCAAAAATCAGATATTGTTGTTGAATTTCATGAAAATAGGGGAGAAGCGAACATCGAATTGGTTTGGAATTATGGTTTGAATAATCCTTGGGTTGATTTTAATACAGCCTTCAATTTAGCTCAAGATACAGATTACATAATCATTGTAGCTGGAATTCACGAGGGGGAATTTCAGGACCGGTCTTCATTGAGCCTCCCTGGAAATCAGGAAAAATTTATTGATGAAGTTTCAAAATTAAATAAACCGATGGCAGTTGTTTTGGTTGGCGGTTCTGCGATAAAAACGACAGCTTGGAAAGATAAAGTAGGAGCGATTTTAGATGTTTGGTATCCCGGAGAAGAAGGTGGAAATGCGGTTGCAAAAGTTCTTTTTGGAGCTGAAAATCCTTCAGGGAAATTGCCAATTACGTTCCCGATTGAAGAAGGTCAATTGCCTTTAACGTATAATCATCATCCGACAGGAAGAGGAAATGATTATCACGATTTGAGCGGTGAGCCACTGTATCCGTTTGGTTTTGGCTTGAGTTATACGACTTTTGAGATTTCTGATTTACAATTAAATCAAACAAAATATTCTGAAAACGACACCATTATTGCAAAAGTAAATGTAAAAAATACAGGTTCAAAAGCGGGAAGTGAAGTTGTTCAGTTATATGTAAAAGATTTGCTGGCTTCTGTTTCAAGACCCATTTTAGAGTTGAAAGGTTTGAAAAAAATATATTTAAAACCTGGAGAATCTAAACAGATCTCTATTGAAGTTCCAGTGAAAGAATTACAATTTTTAGATGAGAAAATGAATTGGATTGTGGAAAAGGGAATGTATCGAATTTTTGTTGGAAGCTCGTCAAAGAATCTTCCGCTAAAAGAAAATATCGAGGTGGAATAA
- a CDS encoding type II toxin-antitoxin system RelE/ParE family toxin encodes MAEYSLTNKAVEDLSKIYEYTYEFWSENQADVYYEKLISTFNLLAENPKIGKKYSEINLETLGFPAGKHIIFYRIINFSTIEIIRILGAEMDLKNHIKQ; translated from the coding sequence ATGGCTGAATATTCATTAACCAATAAAGCTGTGGAAGACTTAAGTAAAATTTATGAATACACTTATGAATTTTGGTCAGAAAACCAAGCGGATGTATACTATGAAAAACTGATAAGCACTTTTAATTTGCTAGCAGAAAATCCAAAAATTGGAAAAAAATATTCAGAAATTAATCTTGAAACATTGGGATTTCCTGCAGGCAAACATATAATTTTTTACAGAATCATCAATTTTTCTACTATTGAAATCATCAGAATTTTAGGAGCAGAAATGGATTTAAAAAATCATATTAAACAGTAA
- a CDS encoding type II toxin-antitoxin system ParD family antitoxin: MGRNTSVSLGDYFEDFVDQKISEGRFKNASEVIRAGLRLLEEDESKIQLLKKAIREGTDSGINADFNPKKHLQTLKANLKNNG, translated from the coding sequence ATGGGACGCAATACATCTGTTTCTTTAGGAGATTATTTTGAAGACTTTGTTGACCAGAAAATTTCAGAGGGAAGATTTAAAAATGCTAGTGAAGTAATCCGTGCGGGTTTGCGTTTACTCGAAGAAGATGAAAGCAAAATTCAACTTCTTAAAAAAGCAATTAGAGAAGGAACTGATAGTGGAATTAATGCTGATTTTAATCCAAAAAAACATCTTCAAACCCTTAAAGCCAACTTAAAAAACAATGGCTGA
- the lpdA gene encoding dihydrolipoyl dehydrogenase — MNYDIIVIGSGPGGYVTAIRAAQLGFKTAIIEKENLGGICLNWGCIPTKALLKSAQVFHYINHAEDYGLNKVEASFEFPNVIQRSRGVASKMSKGIEFLMKKNKIDVILGTAKVQKGKKVSVTDKEGKVTEYTGTHIILATGARSRELPNLPQDGKKVIGYRQALSLPDQPKSMIVVGSGAIGVEFADFYNTMGTKVTVVEFLPNIVPVEDEDISKHLEKSLKKSGIEIMTNASVESVDTSGNGVKATVKTANGNVTLEADILLSAVGIAANIENIGLEEVGIQTDKGRVLVNEWYETSVPGYYAIGDIIPTQALAHVASAEGITCVEKIKGMHVEKIDYGNIPGCTYCHPEVASVGLTEKQAKEKGYELKVGKFPLSASGKATANGNTDGFIKVIFDAKYGEWLGCHMIGEGVTDMVAEAVVARKLETTGHEIIKSIHPHPTVSEAIMEAAAAAYGEVIHI; from the coding sequence ATGAATTACGATATTATTGTTATCGGGAGTGGTCCTGGTGGATATGTTACTGCAATCAGAGCGGCGCAATTGGGTTTTAAAACTGCAATTATCGAGAAAGAAAATTTAGGAGGAATCTGCCTTAACTGGGGATGTATTCCAACTAAAGCTTTGTTGAAGTCGGCTCAGGTTTTTCATTATATTAATCATGCAGAAGACTATGGTTTGAATAAAGTGGAAGCTAGTTTTGAGTTTCCAAACGTTATTCAGAGAAGCCGTGGTGTTGCCTCTAAAATGAGCAAAGGAATTGAATTCTTGATGAAAAAGAACAAAATTGATGTTATTTTAGGAACTGCAAAAGTACAAAAAGGTAAAAAAGTTTCTGTTACAGATAAAGAAGGAAAAGTAACTGAATACACAGGAACTCACATTATTTTGGCTACAGGAGCTCGTTCTAGAGAGTTGCCAAACTTACCTCAAGATGGTAAAAAAGTAATTGGATACAGACAGGCATTATCTCTTCCTGATCAGCCAAAATCTATGATTGTTGTAGGTTCTGGAGCTATCGGAGTTGAGTTTGCTGATTTTTATAATACAATGGGTACCAAAGTAACTGTTGTAGAATTTTTACCAAACATCGTTCCTGTAGAAGATGAGGATATTTCTAAGCACTTAGAGAAATCTCTGAAAAAATCAGGAATCGAAATCATGACAAATGCTTCTGTGGAAAGCGTTGACACAAGCGGAAACGGTGTGAAAGCTACGGTAAAAACTGCAAACGGAAACGTAACTCTTGAAGCTGATATTTTACTTTCTGCTGTTGGAATCGCTGCAAACATCGAGAACATCGGTCTTGAAGAAGTGGGAATTCAGACAGATAAAGGTAGAGTTTTAGTAAACGAATGGTACGAAACTTCAGTTCCTGGTTACTACGCAATCGGAGATATTATTCCAACTCAGGCTTTGGCACACGTTGCTTCTGCTGAAGGGATTACTTGTGTAGAAAAAATCAAAGGAATGCACGTTGAGAAAATCGACTATGGCAATATTCCTGGATGTACGTACTGTCACCCTGAAGTTGCTTCTGTTGGTCTTACAGAAAAACAAGCTAAAGAAAAAGGTTACGAGCTTAAAGTAGGTAAATTCCCTCTTTCTGCAAGTGGAAAAGCTACTGCAAACGGAAATACAGATGGTTTCATCAAAGTGATTTTTGACGCTAAATACGGTGAATGGTTAGGTTGTCACATGATTGGTGAAGGCGTAACTGATATGGTTGCTGAAGCGGTTGTTGCTAGAAAATTAGAAACAACTGGTCACGAAATTATTAAATCTATTCACCCGCATCCAACAGTTTCTGAAGCGATTATGGAAGCTGCTGCTGCTGCTTATGGTGAAGTGATTCACATTTAA
- a CDS encoding PH domain-containing protein — protein MFKKLAAEALGLSDIGKIIPSQDYDKVDSDDYILSEDNEKIFFLIKSKRDEYCFTNRALIHIDGASALDRKRVLRRYEYYQFPFSNIALQTAGTIDLDVEISFNIGNVPLMISVAKGQIDQLKDLYKALLAIQQEVHHNHSLLNFSNDSIQKAIGSVASGKQENVSKSQELKAINEYIFAWNTNSFDRYTQKDFSKIFEKYINN, from the coding sequence ATGTTTAAAAAATTAGCTGCGGAAGCTTTAGGATTAAGTGATATCGGTAAAATTATTCCTTCTCAGGATTATGATAAGGTAGATTCTGATGATTATATTTTATCTGAAGATAATGAGAAAATATTCTTTTTAATTAAATCTAAAAGAGATGAATACTGTTTTACAAACAGAGCATTGATTCATATCGACGGAGCAAGTGCACTGGATAGAAAACGAGTATTGAGAAGATACGAATATTATCAGTTTCCTTTTTCAAATATAGCTCTTCAAACTGCCGGGACCATTGATTTGGATGTAGAGATTTCATTTAATATCGGAAATGTTCCATTGATGATTAGTGTTGCAAAAGGTCAGATTGACCAGTTGAAAGACCTTTATAAAGCGCTTTTAGCTATTCAGCAGGAAGTTCATCACAATCATTCTTTGCTGAATTTTTCGAATGACAGTATACAGAAAGCAATTGGCAGCGTTGCATCAGGAAAACAGGAAAATGTTTCAAAAAGCCAAGAATTAAAGGCAATCAACGAATATATTTTTGCCTGGAATACCAATAGTTTTGACAGATACACTCAAAAAGATTTCTCGAAAATTTTTGAAAAGTATATTAATAATTAG
- a CDS encoding patatin-like phospholipase family protein, giving the protein MNFEKTGLVLSGGGTKGIAHAGVLKFLSEKNIDADILACCSAGSIVGCLYAIGKKPEEILDFFQSVYFFNWRHFTFNQPGLVSSEIFNTYLKPIFNNMKIGDLDKEVKIVATELVGGTEKIFDENFLITDAIIASCSIPGITTPYILGEEMFCDGGVLNNFPADIIRDDCDKLIGVFVSPPHDIKIDDLKSIKAIVSRSYDLLSYRIEKIKFEYCDWLISSQDLSSYGTFERRKDRLEQIFNIGYRAAKESFAESNYSPGIKD; this is encoded by the coding sequence ATGAATTTTGAAAAGACAGGATTGGTTTTATCAGGCGGCGGCACCAAAGGAATCGCTCATGCAGGAGTACTGAAGTTTTTGAGCGAAAAGAATATTGATGCTGATATTCTAGCCTGTTGCAGCGCAGGTTCTATTGTTGGCTGTCTTTATGCAATCGGGAAAAAGCCTGAAGAAATTTTAGATTTCTTTCAGTCGGTGTATTTTTTTAATTGGAGACATTTTACATTCAATCAGCCAGGATTGGTTTCTTCTGAGATTTTTAATACCTATCTGAAACCTATTTTCAATAATATGAAGATTGGAGACCTTGATAAAGAAGTAAAAATAGTAGCAACCGAATTGGTTGGCGGAACAGAAAAGATTTTCGATGAAAACTTTTTAATTACGGATGCTATTATTGCTTCATGTTCAATTCCAGGAATTACAACACCTTATATTTTAGGAGAAGAAATGTTCTGCGACGGAGGTGTTTTAAATAATTTTCCGGCAGATATCATCCGTGATGATTGTGATAAACTGATTGGTGTATTTGTTTCGCCACCACATGATATTAAAATCGATGATTTAAAGTCAATTAAGGCGATAGTTTCCAGGTCTTATGATTTGCTTTCATACCGCATCGAAAAGATTAAATTTGAATATTGTGACTGGCTTATTTCGTCTCAGGATTTATCAAGCTACGGAACTTTTGAGCGGAGAAAAGACCGTTTAGAGCAAATATTCAATATTGGTTATCGTGCAGCTAAAGAAAGCTTTGCGGAAAGCAATTATTCTCCAGGAATCAAAGATTAA
- the ade gene encoding adenine deaminase, which translates to MEFTVKANLIDIVAKDIYPAEVVILNKKIASIKRIEESLDTYILPGFIDAHVHIESSMLVPSEFARIAVKHGTVGTISDPHEIANVLGIAGVDYMIDNAQQVPFHFYFGAPSCVPATNFETAGAVIDSNDINELLSRKEIVYLAEMMNFPGVIYKDEEVLKKIEFSKKHNKPIDGHAPGLMGETMKNYFDAGISTDHECFGYDEALEKLKHGVKIMIREGSAAKNFDTLIPLLKDFPEQIMFCCDDKHPDNLMESHINNHVKRALKEGHDLYNVLRAASYNVIHHYNLPIGLLQIGDNADFIEIDNTEDFNILKTYINGDVVAENNTSFIQAVESEIVNNFHCTIKQSSDFKIKSESEKIRVIETLDGQLITQEIHANTLNINGYAESNTDEDILKIAVVNRYNDAPVAVAFIKNFGLKDGAIASCVAHDCHNIVAVGTNDNDICKAVNAIIKAKGGISLATETEEMVLELPIAGIMTNLPAEKVAESYIKLDRRAKELGSKLRAPYMSLSFMALLVIPELKLSDKGLFNGKSFEFTDVFV; encoded by the coding sequence ATGGAATTTACGGTAAAAGCAAATTTAATCGATATCGTCGCTAAAGATATTTATCCCGCAGAAGTTGTTATTTTAAACAAAAAAATAGCTTCCATAAAAAGAATTGAGGAATCTTTAGACACCTACATTCTACCAGGATTTATCGATGCTCACGTACATATTGAAAGCAGCATGCTCGTACCGTCAGAATTTGCCCGAATTGCTGTAAAACACGGTACGGTAGGAACAATTTCAGATCCTCATGAGATTGCCAATGTTTTGGGAATTGCTGGTGTAGATTATATGATCGACAATGCGCAACAGGTTCCTTTTCATTTTTATTTTGGCGCTCCTTCGTGTGTTCCTGCAACAAATTTTGAAACTGCAGGAGCAGTTATAGATTCTAATGACATTAACGAATTATTGAGCAGAAAGGAAATTGTTTATTTGGCTGAAATGATGAATTTTCCGGGCGTCATTTACAAAGATGAAGAAGTTTTAAAGAAAATTGAATTCTCCAAGAAACACAACAAGCCTATCGATGGTCACGCTCCCGGATTGATGGGCGAAACTATGAAAAATTATTTCGATGCCGGAATATCTACAGACCATGAGTGTTTTGGTTATGATGAAGCGCTTGAAAAACTAAAACATGGGGTAAAAATCATGATAAGAGAAGGAAGTGCTGCAAAAAATTTCGACACATTAATTCCTTTGTTAAAAGATTTCCCGGAGCAGATTATGTTTTGCTGTGATGACAAACATCCTGATAATTTGATGGAGTCTCATATCAATAATCATGTAAAACGTGCGTTAAAAGAAGGTCATGATTTATACAACGTTCTTCGTGCAGCTTCTTACAATGTAATTCATCATTACAATTTACCCATCGGTTTATTGCAAATTGGTGATAACGCAGATTTTATTGAAATTGATAATACTGAAGATTTTAATATTTTAAAAACTTATATTAACGGAGATGTGGTTGCTGAAAACAATACCTCATTCATTCAAGCTGTTGAATCTGAAATTGTTAATAATTTTCATTGTACCATAAAACAATCTTCTGATTTTAAAATTAAAAGTGAGAGCGAAAAAATTCGTGTGATTGAAACTCTGGACGGACAACTCATTACTCAAGAAATCCATGCAAACACATTAAATATCAACGGATATGCTGAATCAAATACAGATGAAGACATTCTGAAAATTGCTGTAGTTAATCGCTACAACGACGCTCCGGTAGCCGTTGCATTTATTAAAAATTTCGGTTTAAAAGACGGTGCTATCGCATCATGTGTCGCTCATGACTGCCATAATATCGTTGCCGTCGGAACGAATGATAATGATATCTGTAAAGCTGTAAATGCTATTATTAAAGCTAAAGGAGGAATTTCTCTAGCCACAGAAACTGAAGAAATGGTTTTAGAATTGCCCATTGCCGGAATTATGACCAATCTTCCTGCTGAAAAGGTTGCTGAATCTTACATAAAATTAGACAGACGTGCGAAAGAATTAGGAAGCAAACTGAGGGCTCCTTATATGAGCTTATCTTTCATGGCTCTTTTAGTAATCCCAGAATTAAAACTCAGCGATAAAGGATTATTTAATGGTAAGAGTTTCGAGTTTACAGATGTTTTTGTTTAA